The following proteins come from a genomic window of Streptococcus oralis:
- a CDS encoding fructose-specific PTS transporter subunit EIIC yields MKIQDLLRKDVMLLDLQATEKTAAIEEMIHSLVDHGYVTNFETFKEGILAREALTSTGLGDGIAMPHSKNSAVKEATVLFAKSNKGVDYESLDGQPTDLFFMIAAPEGANDTHLAALAELSQYLMKDGFADKLRQVTSADQVIELFNQASEKAEEPVQALANDSGDFIVAVTACTTGIAHTYMAQEALQKVAAEMGVGIKVETNGASGVGNQLTAEDIRKAKAVIIAADKAVEMDRFDGKPLINRPVADGIRKTEELINLALSGDAEVYRAANGAKATAASNEKQSIGGAFYKHLMSGVSQMLPFVIGGGIMIALAFLIDGAFGVPQDSLGNLGSYHELASMFMKIGGAAFGLMLPVFAGYVAYSIAEKPGLVAGFVAGAIAKEGFAFGKIPYAAGGEATSTLAGVSSGFLGALVGGFIAGALVLAIKKYVKVPRSLEGAKSILLLPLLGTILTGFVMLAVNIPMAAINTAMNDFLGGLGGGSAVLLGIVLGGMMAVDMGGPVNKAAYVFGTGTLAATVSSGGSVAMAAVMAGGMVPPLAIFVATLLFKDKFTKEERNSGLTNIIMGLSFITEGAIPFGAADPARAIPSFILGSAVAGGLVGLAGIKLMAPHGGIFVIALTSNALLYLAFVLVGAIVSGVVYGYLRKPQA; encoded by the coding sequence GTTATGTGACAAATTTTGAAACCTTTAAAGAAGGAATTTTAGCGCGTGAAGCTCTCACTTCCACTGGTTTGGGTGATGGAATCGCTATGCCTCACAGCAAAAACTCTGCTGTCAAAGAAGCAACGGTTCTTTTTGCCAAGTCAAACAAGGGTGTTGACTACGAAAGCTTGGATGGGCAACCAACTGACCTCTTCTTCATGATTGCAGCTCCAGAAGGTGCTAATGACACTCACTTGGCAGCCTTGGCAGAATTGTCTCAATACTTGATGAAAGATGGTTTCGCTGACAAACTTCGCCAAGTAACATCTGCAGATCAAGTTATCGAACTATTTAACCAAGCTTCAGAAAAAGCTGAGGAGCCTGTTCAAGCACTTGCTAATGACTCTGGCGACTTTATCGTAGCTGTTACAGCTTGTACGACAGGTATTGCCCACACATACATGGCTCAAGAAGCCCTTCAAAAAGTGGCTGCTGAAATGGGTGTTGGTATCAAGGTTGAAACCAATGGTGCTAGCGGTGTTGGGAACCAATTGACTGCGGAAGACATCCGCAAGGCTAAAGCTGTTATCATCGCAGCAGACAAGGCAGTAGAAATGGATCGTTTTGATGGTAAACCATTGATCAACCGTCCAGTTGCAGACGGTATCCGTAAGACAGAAGAGCTGATCAACTTGGCTCTTTCTGGAGATGCCGAAGTTTATCGTGCTGCTAATGGAGCAAAAGCTACAGCAGCATCTAATGAAAAACAAAGTATCGGTGGTGCTTTCTACAAACACTTGATGAGTGGTGTATCTCAAATGTTACCATTCGTTATCGGTGGTGGTATCATGATTGCTCTTGCTTTCTTAATCGACGGAGCTTTTGGTGTACCACAAGATAGTCTTGGCAATCTCGGATCCTACCATGAGCTAGCTTCCATGTTCATGAAAATCGGTGGAGCGGCCTTTGGCTTGATGCTTCCAGTCTTTGCAGGATATGTAGCCTACTCTATCGCTGAAAAACCAGGTTTGGTAGCTGGTTTTGTGGCTGGTGCTATTGCCAAAGAAGGTTTTGCCTTTGGTAAAATCCCTTATGCCGCGGGTGGTGAAGCAACTTCAACTCTTGCAGGTGTGTCATCTGGTTTCCTAGGTGCCCTTGTTGGTGGATTTATCGCAGGTGCTTTAGTTCTTGCCATCAAGAAATACGTTAAAGTTCCTCGCTCACTTGAAGGGGCTAAATCAATTCTTCTCTTGCCACTTCTTGGAACAATCTTAACGGGATTTGTTATGTTGGCTGTCAATATTCCAATGGCAGCAATCAACACTGCTATGAATGACTTCCTAGGCGGTCTTGGAGGAGGTTCAGCTGTCCTTCTTGGTATCGTTCTTGGAGGCATGATGGCTGTTGACATGGGTGGACCTGTTAATAAAGCAGCCTATGTCTTTGGTACAGGTACGCTTGCAGCGACTGTTTCTTCAGGTGGTTCTGTAGCTATGGCAGCAGTTATGGCTGGAGGAATGGTGCCACCACTTGCCATCTTCGTCGCAACTCTTCTCTTTAAAGATAAATTTACCAAAGAAGAACGCAACTCTGGTTTGACAAACATCATCATGGGCTTGTCATTTATCACCGAGGGAGCAATTCCGTTTGGTGCAGCAGACCCGGCTCGTGCGATCCCTAGCTTCATCCTTGGTTCAGCAGTAGCAGGCGGACTCGTTGGTCTTGCAGGTATCAAACTCATGGCACCACACGGAGGAATCTTCGTCATCGCCCTTACTTCAAATGCCCTTCTTTACCTTGCCTTTGTATTGGTTGGAGCAATTGTAAGTGGTGTGGTTTATGGTTACCTACGCAAACCACAAGCATAA
- a CDS encoding DUF6556 family protein, with amino-acid sequence MSNYHRTSKPKTEHIKKGFTVFQKTIATIGSILGLITATITIMNAMDNNKNNKKEPTTTQTTVVKEIQKESPQENTTPNKDNTSTKESTPQEETSQSNKKEEKNEEQKTTTQDSSTPATNKETSDNGTQSNTTSSETKTNQ; translated from the coding sequence ATGTCTAACTATCATAGAACTTCAAAACCAAAAACTGAACATATCAAAAAGGGGTTTACTGTCTTTCAAAAAACGATTGCTACCATCGGTAGTATCCTTGGTCTAATCACCGCTACTATCACCATTATGAACGCTATGGATAATAACAAAAACAACAAAAAAGAACCGACGACAACCCAAACAACTGTTGTCAAGGAAATTCAAAAGGAATCCCCTCAGGAAAATACTACACCTAACAAGGACAACACTTCTACTAAAGAAAGTACCCCGCAAGAAGAAACTTCTCAATCCAACAAGAAAGAGGAGAAAAATGAAGAGCAGAAAACAACAACTCAGGACTCTTCTACACCCGCTACAAATAAAGAAACAAGCGATAACGGTACACAGTCAAATACGACGAGTTCTGAAACTAAAACGAACCAGTAA
- a CDS encoding DNA translocase FtsK — MANKNTIKTRRRPSKAELERKQAIQRMLISLGIALLLIIAALKLGAAGVTLYNLIRLVVGSLAYVAIGGLLIYLFLFKWIRKKEGLLSGFLCIFAGLLLIFEAYLVWKFGLEQSVLKGTLAQVMTDLTGIRVTSFAGGGLLGVGLYIPIAFLFSNIGSYFIGVLLILVGALLISPWSIYDVAAFIGAQFRSFIEKQEQRKQERFIKREEEKARQEAEEAARIKREQEEQDALPLPPVDPETGEILSEVPEYDFPPIPEEEWIEPEIILPQADFDVPDVEEDFEDEEVQVDFSAKEALEYKLPSLQLFAPDKPKDQSKEKKIVRENIKILEETFASFGIKVTVERAEIGPSVTKYEVKPAVGVRVNRISNLADDLALALAAKDVRIEAPIPGKSLVGIEVPNSEIATVSFRELWEQSQTKPENLLEIPLGKAVNGTARTFDLSKMPHLLVAGSTGSGKSVAVNGIIASILMKARPDQVKFMMVDPKMVELSVYNDIPHLLIPVVTNPRKASKALQKVVDEMENRYELFAKVGVRNIAGYNAKVEEFNAQSEYKQVPLPLIVVIVDELADLMMVASKEVEDAIIRLGQKARAAGIHMILATQRPSVDVISGLIKANVPSRVAFAVSSGTDSRTILDENGAEKLLGRGDMLFKPIDENHPVRLQGSFISDDDVERIVNFIKAQADADYDESFDPGEVSENEGEFSDGEAGGDPLFEEAKALVIETQKASASMIQRRLSVGFNRATRLMEELEMAGVIGPAEGTKPRKVLQQ, encoded by the coding sequence ATGGCAAACAAGAATACTATAAAAACAAGACGGAGACCGTCTAAAGCAGAACTCGAAAGAAAACAGGCTATCCAGAGGATGTTGATTTCTTTAGGAATTGCCTTATTGTTGATTATTGCAGCCCTCAAACTCGGTGCAGCAGGTGTTACTCTTTACAATCTCATTCGACTGGTGGTTGGAAGTTTGGCCTATGTGGCCATAGGTGGCCTCCTCATCTATCTTTTTCTTTTTAAATGGATACGCAAGAAAGAGGGGCTTCTGTCAGGATTTCTCTGTATCTTTGCTGGCTTACTCTTAATTTTTGAGGCCTATCTTGTCTGGAAATTTGGCTTGGAGCAGTCAGTTCTAAAAGGGACCTTGGCTCAAGTTATGACGGACCTGACTGGTATCCGGGTGACTAGCTTTGCTGGTGGAGGCCTGCTAGGTGTTGGACTCTATATCCCCATAGCCTTTCTTTTTTCAAATATCGGCTCTTACTTTATTGGTGTTCTCTTGATTCTGGTTGGGGCTCTCTTGATCAGTCCTTGGTCTATTTATGATGTTGCAGCCTTTATTGGGGCTCAGTTCAGATCGTTTATAGAAAAACAGGAACAGAGAAAACAGGAACGCTTCATCAAGAGAGAAGAAGAGAAGGCTCGTCAAGAAGCTGAAGAAGCAGCAAGAATCAAGAGAGAACAAGAAGAACAGGATGCATTACCGCTTCCTCCTGTAGATCCTGAAACGGGAGAAATCTTATCTGAAGTACCAGAATACGACTTCCCACCAATTCCTGAGGAAGAATGGATCGAACCGGAGATTATCCTCCCTCAAGCTGATTTTGACGTTCCAGATGTGGAAGAAGACTTTGAGGATGAAGAGGTGCAGGTTGATTTTTCTGCCAAGGAAGCCCTCGAATACAAGCTACCAAGCTTGCAACTCTTTGCGCCAGATAAACCCAAAGATCAGTCCAAGGAAAAGAAGATTGTTCGAGAAAATATCAAAATCCTAGAAGAAACCTTTGCTAGTTTTGGTATCAAGGTGACGGTTGAACGAGCTGAAATTGGACCATCAGTAACCAAGTATGAAGTCAAGCCAGCAGTTGGTGTACGGGTTAATCGCATTTCCAATCTGGCAGATGACCTAGCGCTAGCTCTAGCTGCCAAGGATGTTCGGATTGAAGCTCCGATCCCTGGGAAATCCTTAGTTGGAATTGAAGTGCCCAACTCTGAGATTGCGACTGTTTCCTTCCGTGAACTCTGGGAACAGTCTCAGACTAAACCAGAAAATCTCCTCGAAATTCCTCTAGGTAAGGCTGTCAATGGAACTGCTCGCACCTTTGACCTTTCCAAGATGCCCCACCTACTCGTTGCAGGTTCGACGGGATCTGGTAAGTCAGTCGCAGTTAACGGTATTATCGCGAGCATTCTGATGAAAGCAAGACCCGACCAGGTCAAGTTTATGATGGTCGATCCTAAGATGGTTGAGTTATCGGTTTACAATGACATTCCTCATCTCTTGATTCCAGTTGTGACCAATCCACGCAAGGCCAGCAAGGCCCTGCAAAAGGTTGTGGATGAGATGGAAAACCGTTATGAACTCTTTGCTAAGGTTGGCGTGCGAAATATCGCTGGTTACAATGCTAAGGTCGAGGAATTCAATGCCCAGTCTGAGTACAAACAAGTACCACTGCCTTTGATTGTTGTCATTGTGGATGAGTTGGCAGACCTCATGATGGTGGCTAGCAAGGAAGTGGAAGATGCCATCATTCGTCTTGGACAGAAGGCGCGTGCCGCGGGGATTCACATGATTCTCGCAACGCAACGTCCATCCGTTGATGTTATCTCTGGTCTTATCAAGGCCAATGTTCCATCTCGTGTGGCTTTTGCAGTTTCATCAGGTACAGATTCACGAACCATCTTGGATGAAAATGGCGCTGAAAAACTGCTTGGTCGAGGAGACATGCTCTTTAAACCAATCGATGAAAATCACCCAGTCCGTCTGCAAGGATCCTTTATCTCGGATGATGATGTTGAACGCATCGTAAACTTCATCAAGGCTCAGGCGGATGCGGACTACGATGAGAGTTTTGACCCAGGTGAGGTTTCTGAAAATGAAGGAGAATTTTCAGATGGTGAAGCTGGTGGCGATCCGCTTTTTGAAGAAGCTAAGGCTCTGGTTATCGAGACGCAGAAAGCCAGTGCTTCGATGATTCAGCGTCGTTTGTCGGTTGGATTTAACCGTGCGACCCGCCTTATGGAAGAACTCGAAATGGCGGGTGTTATCGGTCCAGCTGAAGGAACCAAACCACGAAAAGTATTGCAACAATAA